A stretch of the Lineus longissimus chromosome 10, tnLinLong1.2, whole genome shotgun sequence genome encodes the following:
- the LOC135494980 gene encoding growth hormone-regulated TBC protein 1-A-like isoform X2, translating to MAATHSEFDTYGFERPDDFDYKTYQDFMSSYLRVLARRAAKWDVMVKNKERVKKSVKVKRYVRKGIPNEHRPMVWMCVSGAQERMEANPDLFQKLLSGPKDQQLMETIQMDLYRTFPENIFFKDLKDPKSLRGHLQNVLVAFGHHNKSIGYCQGLNFIAALMLLVVRDDHKVFWLLDTIVTNILPDYYARDMVGLKTDQEVLGELIKLKVPNVHAKITGEGIHWSLICTKWFICLFADVLPVESVLRIWDSLLFEGSKVLFRISLTLVKLHEEKLLKCKNFPEITEIFKGMTQDKIAFNCHDLMQNSFILPGSLPQSLINKLREKHRRVIEEE from the exons atggcggcaacCCACAG TGAGTTTGACACATATGGGTTTGAGCGGCCAGATGACTTTGATTATAAGACGTATCAAGACTTTATGAGCAGTTACCTGCGGGTACTGGCTCGAAGGGCTGCGAAATGGGACGTCATGGTCAAAAACAAGGAAAGAGTCAAGAAATCTGTCAAAG TGAAACGTTACGTCCGGAAAGGCATTCCCAATGAACACCGGCCTATG GTATGGATGTGTGTGAGCGGAGCACAGGAGAGGATGGAGGCCAACCCAGATCTATTCCAGAAATTATTATCAGGACCAAAGGACCAACAGCTGATGGAAACAATACAAATGG ATTTATATCGTACATTCCcagaaaacatatttttcaaagATCTAAAGGATCCGAAGAGTCTCCGTGGTCATCTTCAAAACGTCCTGGTGGCGTTTGGTCATCATAATAAATCTATAGGATATTGTCAG GGTCTGAACTTCATTGCTGCTTTGATGTTGTTAGTCGTGCGAGATGACCACAAGGTGTTCTGGCTGCTGGATACAATAGTCACAAACATACTGCCAG ATTATTACGCCAGAGATATGGTGGGGTTGAAAACCGACCAAGAAGTGCTTGGTGAACTCATAAA ACTCAAAGTGCCAAATGTCCATGCCAAAATCACGGGTGAAGGAATTCACTGGTCTCTTATTTGTACGAAGTGGTTTATCTGCCTGTTTGCTGATGTCTTGCCAGTAGAG TCTGTTTTACGGATATGGGACAGTCTCCTGTTCGAAGGATCCAAGGTGCTCTTCCGCATAAGCCTTACACTCGTAAAACTCCACGAGGAAAAACTCCTCAAGTGCAAGAATTTCCCGGAAATCACAGAAATCTTCAAGGGTATGACGCAGGATAAGATCGCCTTCAACTGCCATGATTTGATGCAG AATAGCTTCATCTTACCAGGGTCACTACCACAGTCTCTCATCAACAAATTACGTGAAAAGCATCGAAGGGTCATCGAAGAGGAGTAG
- the LOC135494980 gene encoding growth hormone-regulated TBC protein 1-like isoform X1: MAATHSKHGLSASSTRPKARSSRLMSAFEFDTYGFERPDDFDYKTYQDFMSSYLRVLARRAAKWDVMVKNKERVKKSVKVKRYVRKGIPNEHRPMVWMCVSGAQERMEANPDLFQKLLSGPKDQQLMETIQMDLYRTFPENIFFKDLKDPKSLRGHLQNVLVAFGHHNKSIGYCQGLNFIAALMLLVVRDDHKVFWLLDTIVTNILPDYYARDMVGLKTDQEVLGELIKLKVPNVHAKITGEGIHWSLICTKWFICLFADVLPVESVLRIWDSLLFEGSKVLFRISLTLVKLHEEKLLKCKNFPEITEIFKGMTQDKIAFNCHDLMQNSFILPGSLPQSLINKLREKHRRVIEEE, translated from the exons atggcggcaacCCACAG CAAACATGGCTTGAGTGCGTCCTCCACTCGACCAAAAGCAAGGAGTAGCAGGCTTATGTCTGCTTT TGAGTTTGACACATATGGGTTTGAGCGGCCAGATGACTTTGATTATAAGACGTATCAAGACTTTATGAGCAGTTACCTGCGGGTACTGGCTCGAAGGGCTGCGAAATGGGACGTCATGGTCAAAAACAAGGAAAGAGTCAAGAAATCTGTCAAAG TGAAACGTTACGTCCGGAAAGGCATTCCCAATGAACACCGGCCTATG GTATGGATGTGTGTGAGCGGAGCACAGGAGAGGATGGAGGCCAACCCAGATCTATTCCAGAAATTATTATCAGGACCAAAGGACCAACAGCTGATGGAAACAATACAAATGG ATTTATATCGTACATTCCcagaaaacatatttttcaaagATCTAAAGGATCCGAAGAGTCTCCGTGGTCATCTTCAAAACGTCCTGGTGGCGTTTGGTCATCATAATAAATCTATAGGATATTGTCAG GGTCTGAACTTCATTGCTGCTTTGATGTTGTTAGTCGTGCGAGATGACCACAAGGTGTTCTGGCTGCTGGATACAATAGTCACAAACATACTGCCAG ATTATTACGCCAGAGATATGGTGGGGTTGAAAACCGACCAAGAAGTGCTTGGTGAACTCATAAA ACTCAAAGTGCCAAATGTCCATGCCAAAATCACGGGTGAAGGAATTCACTGGTCTCTTATTTGTACGAAGTGGTTTATCTGCCTGTTTGCTGATGTCTTGCCAGTAGAG TCTGTTTTACGGATATGGGACAGTCTCCTGTTCGAAGGATCCAAGGTGCTCTTCCGCATAAGCCTTACACTCGTAAAACTCCACGAGGAAAAACTCCTCAAGTGCAAGAATTTCCCGGAAATCACAGAAATCTTCAAGGGTATGACGCAGGATAAGATCGCCTTCAACTGCCATGATTTGATGCAG AATAGCTTCATCTTACCAGGGTCACTACCACAGTCTCTCATCAACAAATTACGTGAAAAGCATCGAAGGGTCATCGAAGAGGAGTAG
- the LOC135494676 gene encoding ferritin-1 heavy chain-like, with product MSIARQNFHEATEAEMNKMINMELTAGYLYMCMGFHFDRDDVALPNLSKYFRKCSDAKKNQASQLMTYQNKRGGRLVLHDIKAPGQGAWSSHTSALEDALAFEKKMNEALQNIVVIASSHHDSDTEDFLEDEFLGKSVETMKAIADLITNSNRCADGLGTFVFDNELSD from the exons ATGTCGATTGCCAGACAAAATTTCCATGAAGCCACTGAGGCTGAGATGAATAAAATGATAAACATGGAACTGACTGCAGGTTATTTGTATATGTGCATGGGCTTCCATTTTGACAGGGATGATGTTGCCTTGCCAAATTTATCCAAATATTTTAGGAAATGCTCTGATGCAAAGAAGAACCAAGCTTCCCAG CTTATGACATACCAAAACAAGCGAGGTGGACGCCTTGTACTCCATGACATTAAAGCCCCAGGACAGGGAGCGTGGTCGTCCCATACCAGCGCCCTTGAAGACGCTTTGGCCTTCGAGAAGAAAATGAACGAAGCTCTACAGAACATTGTCGTCATTGCCTCCAGCCACCATGACAGTGATACAGAGGACTTTTTAGAAG ATGAATTCCTTGGTAAGTCCGTAGAGACCATGAAAGCCATAGCGGACCTCATCACCAACTCCAACAGATGTGCGGACGGACTCGGGACGTTTGTCTTCGATAATGAACTGTCAGATTAG
- the LOC135494995 gene encoding uncharacterized protein LOC135494995 isoform X1: MEMIELLEFGRIVPEIVAGLREASPATMNPSTLHPEQTHWNQSLRDLDTIRKHHSDPGQDETESGFIGITRRHWQPNNSRTACANKSCGKKFTFTDRQFHCWSCGDIFCKPCTEFRRKLNNLAKFDPQGKSYNVCEACFETGRKQTLGQTRNLGGVFKFIKDNNRQLQTMLVDNGRYLHRENFNIDKEIKRVIAGFKRDIGTSGIKKLFHEFRSLTSPPDWMRAARYQVAKYVNTCFSCNSEFGILRKSYDCVLCGELYCGKCSTCDFLVYIDDEEKSKPDAEPQVAIIKIVGSPEKEPDISIDLRICSACQNVMIKKQVEVYQSKRLLSAMDDTWMDINAIYESTAKRKRKIEEYLPKYQDLVGSFEDATLGPKAGKDNRSTIQMLAKAQEDLSDHFTQLIMVSNELKRLKPTTEGQKTILKNLTLDVINYYHENMFIFRESKKKLESFTPLEVLVAIQEIVEKNTVNSAYLSIKQLGFEVLHLCLKYEMDSSIPQKIADVDEVILQELKKRVLRANEDWEDHQSAMNELIQIQLKQHRIIRPSRRMTSAMGVGYVRQFILERCDTIVDKIKLQISSKCVDKSFTSSKDSLADLHGFVVECLGDIGSESVARPK; this comes from the exons atGGAAATGATTGAATTGCTGGAATTTGGACGCATCGTGCCAGAG attGTCGCTGGCCTTCGAGAGGCATCTCCAGCCACCATGAATCCATCCACCTTGCATCCTGAACAAACCCATTGGAACCAAAGCCTGAGAGACCTCGACACTATCAGAAAGCATCATAGCGATCCCGGTCAAGATGAGACCGAGAGTGGTTTTATTG GAATCACAAGGAGACACTGGCAACCCAATAACTCCAGGACGGCATGCGCCAACAAAAGTTGCGGGAAGAAATTTACGTTCACAGACAGGCAGTTCCACTGCTGGAG ttgTGGCGACATTTTCTGCAAGCCTTGCACCGAGTTTAGGCGGAAGTTGAACAATCTTGCCAAATTTGATCCACAGGGAAAGTCTTATAAT GTCTGTGAAGCGTGTTTTGAGACCGGACGAAAGCAAACTTTGGGACAGACGAGGAATCTTGGGGGAGTGTTCAAATTCATCAAAGATAACAACAGACAGCTGCAGACGATGCTTGTCGACAATGGCCGCTACTTACACAGAGAGAA TTTCAACATCGACAAAGAAATTAAACGAGTTATCGCAGGATTCAAAAGAGACATTGGCACCTCCGGtatcaagaaattattccatgAATTCCGAAGTTTAACGTCTCCTCCGGATTGGATGAGAGCAGCCCGTTACCAAGTCGCGAAATATGTCAACACCTGCTTCAGCTGCAATAGCGAGTTTGGAATATTACGGAAATCGTACGATTGTGTTTTATGCGGTGAACTGTATTGTGGAAAATGTTCGACGTGTGACTTTCTTGTCTATATTGATGATGAAGAGAAATCAAAGCCGGATGCTGAGCCGCAAGTTGCCATTATCAAAATTGTTGGG TCCCCTGAAAAAGAACCCGACATTAGCATTGATCTCCGAATATGCTCCGCATGCCAAAATGTGATGATAAAGAAACAAGTGGAGGTATATCAGAGTAAGCGCCTCCTATCAGCCATGGACGACACTTGGATGGATATCAACGCCATCTATGAGAGTACTGCAAAACGGAAGAGGAAGATAGAAGAGTACTTGCCGAAG TATCAAGATCTAGTTGGATCTTTTGAAGATGCCACCCTAGGACCCAAAGCTGGGAAAGACAATAGAAGCACGATTCAGATGCTGGCAAAGGCCCAGGAAGACCTCTCGGACCATTTTACCCAACTGATTATGGTCAGCAATGAACTGAAGCGCCTGAAGCCCACCACTGAAGGACAGAAGACAATACTCAAAAACCTTACCCTG GATGTTATTAACTACTATCATGAAAACATGTTCATTTTCCGAGAATCGAAAAAGAAGTTGGAGTCCTTTACTCCACTTGAAGTGCTTGTTGCTATTCAAGAAATTGTGGAGAAAAAC ACGGTCAACAGTGCTTACCTGTCAATCAAACAACTTGGTTTTGAGGTCCTGCATCTCTGTTTGAAATACGAAATGGACAGCAGCATCCCACAGAAGATTGCCGATGTTGACGAGGTGATACTTCAAGAGTTGAAAAAGCGAGTCTTGCGAGCAAACGAGGACTGGGAGGACCACCAATCAGCCATGAATGAACTCATTCAGATACAGCTGAAG CAACATCGAATCATCCGTCCATCAAGGAGAATGACTTCCGCCATGGGTGTGGGCTACGTCCGCCAGTTCATCCTTGAGCGGTGCGACACCATCGTCGACAAAATCAAACTTCAAATATCATCGAAATGTGTTGACAAGAGCTTCACTTCGTCAAAGGACTCTCTTGCTGATTTGCATGGCTTTGTTGTTGAATGCCTTGGTGATATTGGATCTGAATCGGTCGCAAGGCCTAAATGA
- the LOC135494995 gene encoding uncharacterized protein LOC135494995 isoform X2, producing the protein MTAIVAGLREASPATMNPSTLHPEQTHWNQSLRDLDTIRKHHSDPGQDETESGFIGITRRHWQPNNSRTACANKSCGKKFTFTDRQFHCWSCGDIFCKPCTEFRRKLNNLAKFDPQGKSYNVCEACFETGRKQTLGQTRNLGGVFKFIKDNNRQLQTMLVDNGRYLHRENFNIDKEIKRVIAGFKRDIGTSGIKKLFHEFRSLTSPPDWMRAARYQVAKYVNTCFSCNSEFGILRKSYDCVLCGELYCGKCSTCDFLVYIDDEEKSKPDAEPQVAIIKIVGSPEKEPDISIDLRICSACQNVMIKKQVEVYQSKRLLSAMDDTWMDINAIYESTAKRKRKIEEYLPKYQDLVGSFEDATLGPKAGKDNRSTIQMLAKAQEDLSDHFTQLIMVSNELKRLKPTTEGQKTILKNLTLDVINYYHENMFIFRESKKKLESFTPLEVLVAIQEIVEKNTVNSAYLSIKQLGFEVLHLCLKYEMDSSIPQKIADVDEVILQELKKRVLRANEDWEDHQSAMNELIQIQLKQHRIIRPSRRMTSAMGVGYVRQFILERCDTIVDKIKLQISSKCVDKSFTSSKDSLADLHGFVVECLGDIGSESVARPK; encoded by the exons ATGACAGCT attGTCGCTGGCCTTCGAGAGGCATCTCCAGCCACCATGAATCCATCCACCTTGCATCCTGAACAAACCCATTGGAACCAAAGCCTGAGAGACCTCGACACTATCAGAAAGCATCATAGCGATCCCGGTCAAGATGAGACCGAGAGTGGTTTTATTG GAATCACAAGGAGACACTGGCAACCCAATAACTCCAGGACGGCATGCGCCAACAAAAGTTGCGGGAAGAAATTTACGTTCACAGACAGGCAGTTCCACTGCTGGAG ttgTGGCGACATTTTCTGCAAGCCTTGCACCGAGTTTAGGCGGAAGTTGAACAATCTTGCCAAATTTGATCCACAGGGAAAGTCTTATAAT GTCTGTGAAGCGTGTTTTGAGACCGGACGAAAGCAAACTTTGGGACAGACGAGGAATCTTGGGGGAGTGTTCAAATTCATCAAAGATAACAACAGACAGCTGCAGACGATGCTTGTCGACAATGGCCGCTACTTACACAGAGAGAA TTTCAACATCGACAAAGAAATTAAACGAGTTATCGCAGGATTCAAAAGAGACATTGGCACCTCCGGtatcaagaaattattccatgAATTCCGAAGTTTAACGTCTCCTCCGGATTGGATGAGAGCAGCCCGTTACCAAGTCGCGAAATATGTCAACACCTGCTTCAGCTGCAATAGCGAGTTTGGAATATTACGGAAATCGTACGATTGTGTTTTATGCGGTGAACTGTATTGTGGAAAATGTTCGACGTGTGACTTTCTTGTCTATATTGATGATGAAGAGAAATCAAAGCCGGATGCTGAGCCGCAAGTTGCCATTATCAAAATTGTTGGG TCCCCTGAAAAAGAACCCGACATTAGCATTGATCTCCGAATATGCTCCGCATGCCAAAATGTGATGATAAAGAAACAAGTGGAGGTATATCAGAGTAAGCGCCTCCTATCAGCCATGGACGACACTTGGATGGATATCAACGCCATCTATGAGAGTACTGCAAAACGGAAGAGGAAGATAGAAGAGTACTTGCCGAAG TATCAAGATCTAGTTGGATCTTTTGAAGATGCCACCCTAGGACCCAAAGCTGGGAAAGACAATAGAAGCACGATTCAGATGCTGGCAAAGGCCCAGGAAGACCTCTCGGACCATTTTACCCAACTGATTATGGTCAGCAATGAACTGAAGCGCCTGAAGCCCACCACTGAAGGACAGAAGACAATACTCAAAAACCTTACCCTG GATGTTATTAACTACTATCATGAAAACATGTTCATTTTCCGAGAATCGAAAAAGAAGTTGGAGTCCTTTACTCCACTTGAAGTGCTTGTTGCTATTCAAGAAATTGTGGAGAAAAAC ACGGTCAACAGTGCTTACCTGTCAATCAAACAACTTGGTTTTGAGGTCCTGCATCTCTGTTTGAAATACGAAATGGACAGCAGCATCCCACAGAAGATTGCCGATGTTGACGAGGTGATACTTCAAGAGTTGAAAAAGCGAGTCTTGCGAGCAAACGAGGACTGGGAGGACCACCAATCAGCCATGAATGAACTCATTCAGATACAGCTGAAG CAACATCGAATCATCCGTCCATCAAGGAGAATGACTTCCGCCATGGGTGTGGGCTACGTCCGCCAGTTCATCCTTGAGCGGTGCGACACCATCGTCGACAAAATCAAACTTCAAATATCATCGAAATGTGTTGACAAGAGCTTCACTTCGTCAAAGGACTCTCTTGCTGATTTGCATGGCTTTGTTGTTGAATGCCTTGGTGATATTGGATCTGAATCGGTCGCAAGGCCTAAATGA
- the LOC135494995 gene encoding uncharacterized protein LOC135494995 isoform X3, whose amino-acid sequence MNPSTLHPEQTHWNQSLRDLDTIRKHHSDPGQDETESGFIGITRRHWQPNNSRTACANKSCGKKFTFTDRQFHCWSCGDIFCKPCTEFRRKLNNLAKFDPQGKSYNVCEACFETGRKQTLGQTRNLGGVFKFIKDNNRQLQTMLVDNGRYLHRENFNIDKEIKRVIAGFKRDIGTSGIKKLFHEFRSLTSPPDWMRAARYQVAKYVNTCFSCNSEFGILRKSYDCVLCGELYCGKCSTCDFLVYIDDEEKSKPDAEPQVAIIKIVGSPEKEPDISIDLRICSACQNVMIKKQVEVYQSKRLLSAMDDTWMDINAIYESTAKRKRKIEEYLPKYQDLVGSFEDATLGPKAGKDNRSTIQMLAKAQEDLSDHFTQLIMVSNELKRLKPTTEGQKTILKNLTLDVINYYHENMFIFRESKKKLESFTPLEVLVAIQEIVEKNTVNSAYLSIKQLGFEVLHLCLKYEMDSSIPQKIADVDEVILQELKKRVLRANEDWEDHQSAMNELIQIQLKQHRIIRPSRRMTSAMGVGYVRQFILERCDTIVDKIKLQISSKCVDKSFTSSKDSLADLHGFVVECLGDIGSESVARPK is encoded by the exons ATGAATCCATCCACCTTGCATCCTGAACAAACCCATTGGAACCAAAGCCTGAGAGACCTCGACACTATCAGAAAGCATCATAGCGATCCCGGTCAAGATGAGACCGAGAGTGGTTTTATTG GAATCACAAGGAGACACTGGCAACCCAATAACTCCAGGACGGCATGCGCCAACAAAAGTTGCGGGAAGAAATTTACGTTCACAGACAGGCAGTTCCACTGCTGGAG ttgTGGCGACATTTTCTGCAAGCCTTGCACCGAGTTTAGGCGGAAGTTGAACAATCTTGCCAAATTTGATCCACAGGGAAAGTCTTATAAT GTCTGTGAAGCGTGTTTTGAGACCGGACGAAAGCAAACTTTGGGACAGACGAGGAATCTTGGGGGAGTGTTCAAATTCATCAAAGATAACAACAGACAGCTGCAGACGATGCTTGTCGACAATGGCCGCTACTTACACAGAGAGAA TTTCAACATCGACAAAGAAATTAAACGAGTTATCGCAGGATTCAAAAGAGACATTGGCACCTCCGGtatcaagaaattattccatgAATTCCGAAGTTTAACGTCTCCTCCGGATTGGATGAGAGCAGCCCGTTACCAAGTCGCGAAATATGTCAACACCTGCTTCAGCTGCAATAGCGAGTTTGGAATATTACGGAAATCGTACGATTGTGTTTTATGCGGTGAACTGTATTGTGGAAAATGTTCGACGTGTGACTTTCTTGTCTATATTGATGATGAAGAGAAATCAAAGCCGGATGCTGAGCCGCAAGTTGCCATTATCAAAATTGTTGGG TCCCCTGAAAAAGAACCCGACATTAGCATTGATCTCCGAATATGCTCCGCATGCCAAAATGTGATGATAAAGAAACAAGTGGAGGTATATCAGAGTAAGCGCCTCCTATCAGCCATGGACGACACTTGGATGGATATCAACGCCATCTATGAGAGTACTGCAAAACGGAAGAGGAAGATAGAAGAGTACTTGCCGAAG TATCAAGATCTAGTTGGATCTTTTGAAGATGCCACCCTAGGACCCAAAGCTGGGAAAGACAATAGAAGCACGATTCAGATGCTGGCAAAGGCCCAGGAAGACCTCTCGGACCATTTTACCCAACTGATTATGGTCAGCAATGAACTGAAGCGCCTGAAGCCCACCACTGAAGGACAGAAGACAATACTCAAAAACCTTACCCTG GATGTTATTAACTACTATCATGAAAACATGTTCATTTTCCGAGAATCGAAAAAGAAGTTGGAGTCCTTTACTCCACTTGAAGTGCTTGTTGCTATTCAAGAAATTGTGGAGAAAAAC ACGGTCAACAGTGCTTACCTGTCAATCAAACAACTTGGTTTTGAGGTCCTGCATCTCTGTTTGAAATACGAAATGGACAGCAGCATCCCACAGAAGATTGCCGATGTTGACGAGGTGATACTTCAAGAGTTGAAAAAGCGAGTCTTGCGAGCAAACGAGGACTGGGAGGACCACCAATCAGCCATGAATGAACTCATTCAGATACAGCTGAAG CAACATCGAATCATCCGTCCATCAAGGAGAATGACTTCCGCCATGGGTGTGGGCTACGTCCGCCAGTTCATCCTTGAGCGGTGCGACACCATCGTCGACAAAATCAAACTTCAAATATCATCGAAATGTGTTGACAAGAGCTTCACTTCGTCAAAGGACTCTCTTGCTGATTTGCATGGCTTTGTTGTTGAATGCCTTGGTGATATTGGATCTGAATCGGTCGCAAGGCCTAAATGA